The nucleotide window CAGTTCTCCTTTTTATCGTCCGGGATTCTTAGATGAATTTCAAAGTGGGCGTGGACTGAGGACTGTTGGCGATCGCCAAATGCGATTTTTTAAACTACCTGGCGCATCGTCGTGGTCGTTGGAAGACCATCTAATAACGATGGGGGTAGTCACAAGAATGGAGGATGGCCCCGCTCTGGGGAGGTAAAAAGTGGCGTCTGCTACAATAAGGGGGTAAGTCTAAAGTCTAGTTTCCTTACTTTAAGCTGGATTCTTTAGTTTGCAAGCACTTTGTAGATTGTTTGAGCAAAACCGAAATGTTTTATTGAAATTAGAATCAAAGGCTAAATCTAATCAATTTGGCGATCACTTGGACCATGCCTGAGGCTCGATTAAGGGCTTAGGGACCAAACAGTTTCACCGCATGCCCACGCCGGGCCGTGGGCATGGCTTTGCACAAAAACGATGGTGCCGTCGCGATCTGTTGCGACAGCACCGCTGCAATCTTCATCATTTTGTGGCTTGACGTGAGATATTATGCAAAGCCGGTTGCAGCTTGCGTTTAACTGAAAAGCTGTTGGATGATTCGTCCCTCACGGACAATCATGACGGGCCTGCCTGTGGGAGTGCGGTATTCTTTAGTAAAATCGATGCCCAGACTGTGATAAAATGACGCCGCCACCGCTTCCGGGGTGATGAGATCGCCGACTGGGGCCATGCCGCGGTCATCGCTGGCGCCGATAACTTGCCCCCCTTTCATGCCTCCACCTCCGAGCAATACCACCATGGCCTGCGGCCAGTGATCCCTTCCCGCCCTGGGGTTGATTTTGGGAGTGCGTCCAAACTCGCCGGTGACAAAGACGGAGGTGCTTTCCAGCAAACCCTGTTCGGCCAGGTGGGTGAAGGTTGCAGATAACCCATCGTCAAGTTGCGCCAACTTGCCATTTTTCAACTGTTCAAAGTTGTTGCTGTGGGTGTCCCAGCCTCCGAAGTTCACGGTGACAAATCGGACACCAGCCGCAACCAGTCGGACCGCCAGCAAGCAGCTTTGTCCAAAGGGATGTTTGCCGAATCGCTCAGCAACCGCGGTCGGTTCCTGAGACAGATCGAATGCCTCCCGCGCTTTTGGCGACGTAATGATTTGGTAGGCTTCGACGGAGAACTCATCCAGGCCACTGATTAAATCATCGTTCTTCTCCAAGCCATTAAATACCGTATCCAAATCGGAAAGTAGTTTCTGTCGTCGTTCCAGCGCCGGAGCAGGAATCTCCTTGTTCGGCGCAATACCTCTTACCGAAAATGGTTTGCCTGCCACAGGCACCGCGTTG belongs to Pirellulales bacterium and includes:
- a CDS encoding DUF1501 domain-containing protein, which translates into the protein MLKQSCKPRTIPRAPQRVSSSTHNDRSPSMKLHYLCSGIRRRDFIKAGVLGSMGISLAGYLRLARSGELESTQAKSAIFINLAGGPSHLDTFDMKPQAPSEYRGEFSPIPTNVPGIQFCEHLPKLAHCTDLFAILRGVSHSLAAHALGTLYMNTGNRPIQSLSYPGYGAVVSKERPGDPELPAFVAIPDTPQSGGYLGVQFAPLQTNAVPVAGKPFSVRGIAPNKEIPAPALERRQKLLSDLDTVFNGLEKNDDLISGLDEFSVEAYQIITSPKAREAFDLSQEPTAVAERFGKHPFGQSCLLAVRLVAAGVRFVTVNFGGWDTHSNNFEQLKNGKLAQLDDGLSATFTHLAEQGLLESTSVFVTGEFGRTPKINPRAGRDHWPQAMVVLLGGGGMKGGQVIGASDDRGMAPVGDLITPEAVAASFYHSLGIDFTKEYRTPTGRPVMIVREGRIIQQLFS